Genomic segment of Oscillospiraceae bacterium:
CGGTTAAACTCACCTTTAACATACATGGTGGATTTCGTTGTTGCACCGTCGGCTACGGTGAAATCGTCGCAGACTATGCCAATGGGCAAATTCGCCCCATTTGTGCCTACTGAATTTACAAGTGTGTATGTGTTATCGCCTGTTTGGGCGATAACATCTCCCCGCTGAAATTCCGCAGGGCCGGTAACGGTAATTTCCATTGTCACCGTCGGAAAACCGCCGGCAATCAAGCCGTCGGGTTTGAATTCACCTAATCTTGACATGGATAAACACTCCTATCTCCTAATATTTTTTGCACTCTCTCCGGCATGTGCCAATAGAGCTTCTTCTTCGGCGGCGTCATCCATCGGCGCACCCGCCGGTGGTACGTCTCCCGCTTCGTCAGCATCGGCCTGGGCAGCGTTCAAATAATTTACGCCTTTTTGCTTTTGAGCCTTAATCAGCTCTACGGCAAAATCTCCAGCGGTAACGCCTGTTTCGTACTTGGCCTTGCTGGTGAGTTCCTCCATGCCGGGCAGCGCCATGTTGTCAATTTCTTGGATTCGCGCCCTTTCGTTTTGTACACCATGCTCTACACCGGCTGTAAAAACAGCGTTGTAAATTTCGGGGTGCTTTGCTTTTAATTCTTCGAGATTCATAATGCTTTCCTCCTCTTGGATTGGGGTTTCTGTTGGTAGTTTTGCCTGTGGCAAAACAGGCTTGGCTGCTGGATTTCCTTCTGGTACGGCTTGTGCGGTTACTATTTGCGGCGTTGCATTTTCAAGTGGAATTCTTGCAGGCTGTTGTGCATGTGATTTAGCCGGCAACATGGCCACGAATTTCTCCTTGTTGCGTATTTTCGCAAGATCAAGCGGGAGTCCATTGAAAAAAGCCGTGGCCTTATCTTCGGAAAGATATGCCTCGACTTTTAACTCAGACACTTCATCTACCAAGCCCAATTGCAGAGCTTCTTTGCCGGTACACCATTTATCCTCATTCATCATCTGAATAATCTGCGCCCGGTCAATGCCTGTTTTTGCATGGTAAACGTCGGCCATACTCTCAGTTATCGTGTTTAAAATATCAATGG
This window contains:
- a CDS encoding Clp protease ClpP — its product is MMDKDNQFWRFENSAAESDEATLYIYGDIMRYDLEYWSWPDDVIPHRFRQELTALGDVSTIHIRINSNGGSVFGAYAIMNLLKSHKAQIITYNDGIAASAATLIAMAGDKIISALGSIWMIHLPATGIFGNVNEMQKAIDILNTITESMADVYHAKTGIDRAQIIQMMNEDKWCTGKEALQLGLVDEVSELKVEAYLSEDKATAFFNGLPLDLAKIRNKEKFVAMLPAKSHAQQPARIPLENATPQIVTAQAVPEGNPAAKPVLPQAKLPTETPIQEEESIMNLEELKAKHPEIYNAVFTAGVEHGVQNERARIQEIDNMALPGMEELTSKAKYETGVTAGDFAVELIKAQKQKGVNYLNAAQADADEAGDVPPAGAPMDDAAEEEALLAHAGESAKNIRR